One window of Dermacentor albipictus isolate Rhodes 1998 colony chromosome 9, USDA_Dalb.pri_finalv2, whole genome shotgun sequence genomic DNA carries:
- the LOC135919810 gene encoding uncharacterized protein isoform X3: protein MAEESSNECMPLDLSMKAEATLAVLAACAVIQQRAVDNTRQLQDIETSAMAEESSNECMPLDLSMKAEATLAVLAACAVIQQRAVDNTRQLQDIETSAMAEESSNECMPLDLSQKAEATQRTSRDGTQGASSTLGAYRTISDDALRYPGNTQHTPTTNEICNVDGVPENGSTSHQRLGFIGNIDHARPSTSRAGMEEASASFEDGAMAARQLKKWPSPWPR, encoded by the exons AtggctgaagaaagcagcaacgAATGCATGCCTCTTGACTTAAGCATGAAGGCCGAAGCAACACTAGCCGTACTAGCCGCATGTGCTGTGATTCAACAACGTGCAGTCGACAATACACGCCAGTTACAGGACATCGAGACATCAGCCAtggctgaagaaagcagcaacgAATGCATGCCTCTGGACTTAAGCATGAAGGCCGAAGCAACACTAGCCGTACTAGCCGCATGCGCTGTGATTCAACAACGTGCAGTCGACAATACACGCCAGTTACAGGACATCGAGACATCAGCCAtggctgaagaaagcagcaacgAATGCATGCCTCTTGACTTAAGCCAGAAGGCCGAAGCAACACAGCGTACTAGCCGTGACGGTACCCAGGGCGCTTCATCTACATTGGGCGCCTACAGAAC GATTTCTGACGATGCCTTGCGCTATCCGGGGAACACGCAGCACACGCCCACGACCAACGAGATTTGCAACGTCGACG GTGTCCCTGAAAATGGGAGCACAAGTCACCAGCGCCTGGGGTTCATCGGCAACATCGATCACGCAAGGCCCAGCACAAGCCGCGCTGGCATGGAGGAAGCATCAGCCAGTTTTGAAGACGGCGCTAT
- the LOC139049782 gene encoding zinc finger protein 732-like, which produces MPDPRIPDQCINDVWKVLHSRTDANDDNGHANSTGSGSTGFTAVYSSGGGFDDSVASTSHAGMQEASGMSGNETRNATGAGGGGHQELSGVSGNYTGDPAHICKARDQSSVKQPEFVERCRNLNAKKHKCESCGKLFHRASHLDIHKRTHTDKRPYNCQICQKSFRSNCNLNGHMRTHTDEKLYTCETCGKSFRRSRYLGVHKRLHTGEKPHSCETCGKSFVWMTDLHRHQLTHTDERPHVCHKCSKSFKVKRYLKHHLKSCGRKGAFICEICDESFIDNSQLSHHRQRVHGDKTLSE; this is translated from the exons ATGCCTGATCCTAGGATTCCTGACCAATGCATAAATGATGTGTGGAAGGTGTTGCACAGCCGGACCGATGCTAATGACGACAATG GGCATGCAAACAGTACTGGAAGCGGAAGCACCGGTTTCACAGCGGTCTACAGCAGCGGCGGTGGCTTCGATGATTCAGTGGCAAGCACAAGCCACGCGGGCATGCAGGAAGCATCGGGCATGTCGGGAAACGAAACTAG GAACGCTACTGGAGCCGGGGGAGGCGGACATCAAGAGCTGTCCGGTGTCTCTGGCAAT TACACGGGCGACCCAGCCCACATTTGTAAAGCACGCGATCAATCATCTGTGAAGCAGCCGGAGTTTGTAGAGCGCTGCCGCAACCTTAATGCCAAAAAGCACAAGTGCGAAAGCTGTGGTAAACTGTTCCACCGGGCTAGTCACCTAGATATCCATAAGCGCACGCATACAGACAAGAGACCGTACAATTGCCAAATATGTCAGAAATCGTTCCGGTCCAATTGTAATCTAAATGGCCATATGCGCACACATACAGATGAGAAACTGTACACTTGCGAAACATGTGGTAAATCGTTTCGGCGTTCTCGTTACCTAGGTGTCCATAAACGCTTGCATACTGGCGAGAAACCCCACTCTTGCGAAACATGTGGTAAATCATTCGTCTGGATGACGGATCTGCATAGACACCAGCTCACTCACACGGATGAGAGACCCCATGTCTGCCATAAATGTAGTAAATCATTCAAAGTGAAACGCTATCTCAAGCATCATCTGAAATCGTGTGGCAGAAAAGGAGCTTTCATTTGCGAAATATGTGATGAATCCTTCATAGACAACTCGCAGCTCAGTCATCACCGCCAAAGGGTGCACGGGGATAAAACCCTGTCTGAGTGA